A genomic segment from Pelobates fuscus isolate aPelFus1 chromosome 7, aPelFus1.pri, whole genome shotgun sequence encodes:
- the ZBTB41 gene encoding zinc finger and BTB domain-containing protein 41, translating to MKKKRKIVPKVQHRSTNVNGKKTPTDSAFVPSDKKKSFVDSTVVSPSPDQRKLLSSLHYNKNLLKYLNDDRQRSTSFCDLLIIVEGQKFKVHKVVVAVGSSYFYACLSKNPTTEVVTLDHVSSSVFQHLLNFLYTSELSVWDYEISLVLEAARFLDIIDAVKLLAAENDGNSASVIQSPPTIDKSISKLESPHKCPFCGRGFCYKKTLENHVDKAHGSAKAIDALHSDPSTRKSTRKRKCPAKFENGKVRDNESASSGGSCNNGQERTDSEESESEMNEEGSGLQVKDETGNQENGEETSGGDGGQSGGELGENEDGNVNSDTLGNYPEGLAPIVLQKSSKKELKCPKCGKVFDRVGKYESHTRVHTGEKLFECDICQQRYSTKSNLTVHRKRHSSETVIHSKEHKCPFCSKLHASRKTLVKHVRRFHPENAQEFLAIKRLKSEGWKCDICNKSFTRRPHLKEHMILHTQDKPFKCTYCDEKFKSRFKRLKHHEKFHLGPFPCDICGRQFNDSGNLKRHIDYTHGGKRKWTCFICGKSVRERTTLKEHLRIHSGEKPHLCSICGQSFRHGSSYRLHLRVHHDDKRYECDECGKTFIRHDHLTKHKKIHSGEKAHQCEECGKCFGRRDHLTVHYKSVHLGEKVWQKYKATFHQCEVCKKVFKGKSSLDMHFRTHSGEKPYKCQICNQSFRIKKTLTKHLVIHSDARPFNCQHCNATFKRKDKLKYHIDHVHGSKVEEETCEEPKNFPVVPESTDADICVPLTLVTVDLAESEGELERHTESSVLASQAAYQRTPDLAFLEKYTLTPQPATLLHPVRPEQILESREHSYLGSLLGLDSQHPVPSIVTGEHH from the exons atgaagaaaaaaagaaaaattgttccAAAAGTCCAACATCGATCAACAAATGTGAACGGTAAAAAAACTCCCACAGACTCTGCCTTTGTACCgagtgacaaaaaaaaatcatttgttgATAGCACTGTTGTTTCTCCAAGTCCAGATCAGAGAAAGCTTTTAAGCTCTTTGCATTACAATAAGAACTTGCTAAAGTATTTGAATGATGACCGCCAGCGCTCAACATCCTTTTGCGATCTCCTTATTATAGTTGAAGGGCAAAAGTTCAAGGTGCACAAAGTGGTAGTGGCTGTGGGGAGCAGTTACTTTTATGCTTGCTTGAGTAAAAACCCTACGACAGAAGTTGTGACCTTAGACCATGTCAGCAGCTCTGTTTTCCAACACTTGCTTAATTTTCTCTACACTTCTGAGTTGTCGGTGTGGGACTATGAAATAAGTTTGGTTCTGGAGGCAGCTAGGTTTCTTGACATAATAGATGCTGTAAAGTTGTTGGCTGCAGAGAATGATGGTAATTCTGCATCTGTAATACAATCACCTCCAACCATAGACAAATCTATTAGTAAGTTAGAATCCCCTCATAAGTGTCCATTCTGTGGGAGAGGTTTTTGCTACAAAAAGACTTTGGAAAACCATGTAGACAAAGCCCACGGTTCTGCCAAGGCAATTGATGCTCTTCACAGTGATCCCTCAACCAGAAAGTCAACACGAAAAAGGAAATGCCCAGCAAAATTTGAAAATGGTAAAGTGCGGGATAATGAAAGCGCATCAAGTGGTGGTTCATGCAATAATGGCCAAGAAAGGACTGACTCTGAAGAGTCTGAAAGTGAAATGAACGAGGAGGGAAGTGGACTGCAGGTGAAAGACGAAACTGGGAATCAAGAGAATGGAGAAGAAACATCTGGAGGAGATGGAGGGCAAAGCGGTGGGGAGCTTGGTGAAAATGAAGATGGAAATGTCAATTCGGATACCTTGGGTAATTACCCAGAAGGACTTGCCCCCATTGTGTTACAGAAGAGTAGCAAAAAAGAGTTAAAATGTCCGAAGTGTGGCAAGGTCTTTGACAGAGTGG GGAAGTATGAGAGTCACActcgtgtacatacaggagaGAAGCTTTTTGAGTGTGATATTTGCCAGCAACGATATTCTACCAAATCCAACCTTACAGTGCACAGGAAGAGGCACAGTAGTGAGACAGTAATTCACAGCAAAGAGCACAAGTGTCCGTTTTGCAGCAAACTGCATGCAAGCAGGAAGACCCTTGTTAAGCATGTCAGAAG GTTCCACCCAGAGAATGCACAAGAATTTCTAGCCATTAAAAGACTCAAGAGTGAAGGGTGGAAATGTGAT ATCTGCAATAAATCCTTCACCCGAAGGCCTCATCTTAAAGAACATATGATTCTCCACACTCAAGACAAGCCCTTCAAATGCACCTACTGCGATGAAAAGTTCAAATCCCGCTTCAAAAGGTTGAAGCATCACGAAAAGTTTCATCTAG GGCCTTTTCCTTGTGACATCTGTGGTCGTCAATTTAATGACTCTGGAAATCTAAAGCGTCACATTGATTACACTCATGGAGGGAAGAGGAAGTGGACCTGCTTCATATGTGGAAAATCGGTAAGGGAAAG AACAACCTTGAAAGAACACTTGAGAATTCACAGTGGGGAGAAGCCACACCTTTGCAGTATTTGTGGACAGAGTTTTCGCCATGGAAGTTCTTACAG GCTTCACCTTCGTGTGCATCACGATGACAAGCGTTACGAATGTGATGAGTGTGGGAAGACCTTCATACGCCATGACCATCTCACAAAACATAAAAAGATACATTCTG GTGAGAAAGCTCATCAGTGCgaagaatgtggaaaatgttttgggcgtCGAGACCATCTGACTGTTCATTATAAGAGTGTTCATCTGGGAGAAAAGGTTTGGCAGAA GTACAAAGCCACATTTCATCAGTGTGAAGTCTGCAAAAAGGTTTTCAAAGGGAAATCCAGTTTAGACATGCATTTCCGTACACATTCTG GTGAAAAGCCGTATAAATGCCAGATATGCAACCAATCCTTCCGCATCAAGAAAACTTTGACAAAGCATCTTGTCATACACTCGGATGCCCGTCCCTTTAACTGTCAACATTGCAACGCCACATTTAAACGCAAGGACAAACTAAAGTATCACATTGACCATGTCCATGGGTCTAAAGTGGAGGAGGAAACATGCGAAGAACCAAAAAACTTCCCAGTTGTCCCAGAAAGCACTGATGCAGATATCTGTGTGCCACTTACCCTAGTGACTGTTGATCTAGCAGAGTCAGAAGGAGAACTAGAACGGCATACAGAATCTTCTGTGCTAGCCTCACAAGCAGCATACCAACGGACACCTGACTTGGCCTTCCTTGAAAAATACACACTAACCCCTCAACCAGCCACACTTTTGCACCCAGTGAGACCAGAACAGATTCTGGAGAGTAGAGAACACTCTTACCTGGGGTCTTTGCTTGGGCTGGATTCCCAGCATCCTGTGCCAAGTATTGTGACAGGTGAACATCACTAA